In Uranotaenia lowii strain MFRU-FL chromosome 2, ASM2978415v1, whole genome shotgun sequence, one genomic interval encodes:
- the LOC129744754 gene encoding insulin-like growth factor-binding protein complex acid labile subunit, with the protein MKILVFTFWLLALSHLSWGISYCPNSCTCDDEKLHVTCGEGELDVLPIALNPSIRRLVIKFHRIRSIDSSIQFYTELTMLDLSYNHLLGIPEQIFMYQKKLLQLHLNNNKIGQITNKTFYGMTELRVLNLRGNFINEVTSEMFKVLPKLEELNLGGNRIGRLDPKAFEGLNELRVLYLDDNAIKTIPTLSLTPLKTLAELYMGTNSLYKIQPGAFEGLQSLKRLDIHGSMLVNITTETFRGLENIRSLDLSDNHLLKVPTVQLSGLKRLEELTIGQNDFETIPEGAFFGLTNLKNIDISGSLNLKHVQSGAFSANPNLEAITIASNKELQEIDEGAFAGLPHIKKVILRDNKITTFREELLPWKHLSDFDVSENPLTCDCQMLWLRNLLHRKNIETEEAQIVCVSPDRLHGEPLREISPEMMGCQHLQSKERAIFGAIIVATAATITTFVLIVYRLRHRILDTFRRHWRTTKRDTLQEEKDMEIQKSLGEGDFHQPHCNIYTYNYHPVFRNHQHPATSMYAASGQYSLPFPHYQSHPHPNSHHLQQQPLPQTPASSSTSTSTLSTIAQPQQPSQSSSTVQQLQQSSSTTIYSPQYAHHIYEVPKNVSDT; encoded by the coding sequence atgaagattttggTGTTTACGTTTTGGCTTCTAGCGTTGTCCCACTTGAGTTGGGGTATTTCGTACTGCCCAAACAGTTGTACGTGTGACGATGAGAAGCTTCACGTGACATGTGGCGAGGGGGAGCTGGATGTGTTACCGATTGCCTTAAATCCCTCCATTCGCCGGCTTGTGATCAAATTTCACCGGATAAGGTCGATAGACTCGTCGATTCAGTTCTATACCGAGCTGACCATGTTGGATTTGAGCTACAACCATCTGCTGGGGATTCCGGAGCAGATCTTCATGTACCAAAAGAAACTGTTGCAGTTGCATCTGAATAACAACAAAATTGGTCAGATCACCAACAAAACGTTCTATGGAATGACGGAGTTGCGGGTTCTCAACCTTCGAGGTAATTTCATCAACGAGGTGACGAGTGAAATGTTCAAGGTCCTACCAAAGCTGGAGGAACTGAATTTGGGAGGCAATCGTATCGGCCGGCTGGATCCGAAGGCGTTTGAAGGACTCAACGAGTTAAGGGTACTGTATTTGGATGATAACGCTATCAAAACCATCCCTACCCTCTCGTTGACTCCTCTGAAGACTTTGGCTGAACTCTACATGGGAACGAACTCCCTGTATAAAATCCAACCGGGAGCCTTCGAAGGGCTTCAATCACTGAAACGGTTAGACATCCATGGGTCAATGTTGGTCAACATAACTACCGAGACCTTCCGAGGGCTGGAAAATATCCGGTCCCTAGATCTTTCCGATAATCATCTCCTGAAAGTTCCAACAGTTCAGTTAAGTGGATTGAAGCGATTGGAAGAGCTCACAATTGGACAAAACGATTTTGAAACCATCCCGGAGGGAGCCTTTTTCGGTCTTACCAACCTCAAGAACATCGACATATCTGGATCGTTGAATCTGAAACACGTCCAATCGGGAGCCTTCTCGGCCAATCCGAACCTAGAAGCAATAACAATCGCCTCTAACAAAGAGCTTCAGGAAATCGACGAAGGAGCCTTCGCTGGCTTGCCACATATCAAAAAGGTTATCCTCCGGGATAACAAGATTACCACCTTCCGGGAAGAACTTCTCCCGTGGAAGCATCTCTCCGACTTCGACGTATCGGAGAACCCTCTGACCTGCGACTGCCAGATGTTGTGGCTGCGGAACCTACTCCACCGCAAGAACATCGAAACCGAGGAAGCCCAAATAGTTTGCGTATCTCCGGACCGGCTCCACGGCGAGCCGCTCCGTGAGATCTCCCCAGAAATGATGGGCTGCCAACACCTTCAATCCAAGGAACGTGCTATCTTCGGTGCTATCATCGTAGCTACTGCAGCAACCATCACAACCTTCGTCCTCATCGTTTACCGGCTGCGGCATCGCATCCTGGACACCTTCCGACGACACTGGAGAACCACCAAGCGAGACACTCTCCAGGAAGAAAAGGACATGGAAATTCAGAAGTCCCTTGGCGAAGGAGATTTCCATCAACCCCACTGCAACATCTACACCTACAACTACCACCCGGTCTTTAGGAACCATCAACACCCGGCAACATCGATGTACGCCGCCAGTGGCCAATACTCTCTCCCCTTCCCCCACTACCAATCCCATCCGCACCCCAACAGCCATCATCTGCAGCAGCAGCCACTCCCACAGACCCCAGCGTCTTCTTCAACATCGACCTCGACGCTAAGTACGATCGCCCAACCGCAGCAACCATCCCAATCGTCGTCAACCGTGCAGCAGCTGCAGCAGTCGAGTTCGACGACGATCTACTCGCCGCAATACGCGCACCACATATACGAGGTGCCGAAGAACGTTTCGGACACCTAG